The region CCCTTATGATACGATTGATCTTTTGCTAAATCACTTTTTTTTAGATATCCAATTCTTTTTACTAGCGGATCTAAAATAGTTACAATTGTTTTTTTTATTATTTTCTTCATAATTATTCTATTGACCAATTAAACTTCGGTTTAATAAAACCGGGCTCCTTCCCCATCCAAGATCCTAATTTTCTTTGTCCTTCTTGCACAGAGAAAATCATAATATCTTTTTCAATATAAGCAGCTTCTTTTGAATTTCTTATAATATACAAAGCTAAATAATATGTCCCTACGTTGAGGAATCCTTCTGGAAAAGTACACTTAATTTTATTCATTCCATTTCGCAATTTTAACCCACTATTAGCATGAGTAAAAGTAAACAATGCTTCTCCATATTCATTATTTAAAACATAGGTTAAATGCAGCGTTTCTTCATCATTAAAAACGGTTAAAATGGTGTTCAATTCTATTTCCTGAAATTCATTTAATGGATCGTCTGAAGTTTTCCCTATGGGATTAACACTTATTTCATGAATCCTAAAATCCTTTTGCTGGTGTGCTTCACTAAAAGTAACTTTATTTAGGGTTCCAGAATCACCATTCAGATAAGTTCCTATGGCTGTTTCGGTACTAGAATTAATTTTAACTTTTCCGTTTTCCAACACTATAGCACTGGTGCACAAACTTTTAACTGCTGCCATATTATGGCTCACAAACAATACTGTTCTACCTTGCCCCTTGCTTACCTCACCCATTTTGCCCAAACATTTCTTTTGAAACTCAGCATCGCCCACGGCCAATACTTCATCTACAATCATAATCTCCGATTCTAAATGTGCAGCAACCGCAAATGCCAATCGAACATACATACCACTACTATATCTTTTTACAGGTGTATCTATATATCGTTCTACCCCGCTAAAAGCAATAATCTCATCCAATTTTCTGGATATCTCTTTCTTTCGCATGCCTAAGATAGCCCCATTCAAAAATATATTTTCACGCCCCGTAAGTTCTGGGTGAAATCCTGTTCCTACTTCTAATAATGATGCAACTCTTCCTTTTATTTTTATACTGCCGGTAGTAGGCGAAGTTACGCGGCTCAATAGTTTTAATAAAGTGCTTTTACCAGCACCATTTCTTCCTATAATACCAACAGCATCACCTTGTGCTATTTCAAAATTGATATCTCTTAAACTATATACAATATTGCTGTCTCCTTTACTAGCCCTATCATTGGTTTCACCAATTTTGAGAAAAGGGTCTTCCTTGCCTCGCACTTTCATCGACCACCATCTATGTAAATCGTGGCTTATGGTGCCCGTGCCTATTTCGCCCAGTCGGTATATTTTGGAAAGATTCTCTACTATGATTGCTGTGTGCGACATGTATTATTATAATTTGGGCGTGCAGTTTTTCGGGAATACTTAGATAGTATCTACAAATGATTTTTCTGTTTTGTTAAAAATGATCACACCCATTGCTAAAAATATTATTGTTAGCACGGCTGTGTAAACAAAGCCATGCAAGGTGAATTCGCCAATCCCTAAAAATGCATATCTAAATCCTTCTATTATATTGGTCATGGGGTTAAGTTCTATTATATAACGATATTTTTCAGGGATTTTTGAAAGCGGATAAATTACAGTAGTGCCATACATTAATAACTGCACCCCGAATGTAATTAGAAATGCGAGGTCACGATATTTGGTGGTCATTGCTGTAATAATTAAACCCAAGCCCAAGCCCAATAAAGCCATCATTAAGGTTAATATTGGGAATAACAATATGGCCCATG is a window of Bacteroidota bacterium DNA encoding:
- a CDS encoding ABC transporter ATP-binding protein, whose translation is MSHTAIIVENLSKIYRLGEIGTGTISHDLHRWWSMKVRGKEDPFLKIGETNDRASKGDSNIVYSLRDINFEIAQGDAVGIIGRNGAGKSTLLKLLSRVTSPTTGSIKIKGRVASLLEVGTGFHPELTGRENIFLNGAILGMRKKEISRKLDEIIAFSGVERYIDTPVKRYSSGMYVRLAFAVAAHLESEIMIVDEVLAVGDAEFQKKCLGKMGEVSKGQGRTVLFVSHNMAAVKSLCTSAIVLENGKVKINSSTETAIGTYLNGDSGTLNKVTFSEAHQQKDFRIHEISVNPIGKTSDDPLNEFQEIELNTILTVFNDEETLHLTYVLNNEYGEALFTFTHANSGLKLRNGMNKIKCTFPEGFLNVGTYYLALYIIRNSKEAAYIEKDIMIFSVQEGQRKLGSWMGKEPGFIKPKFNWSIE